A window of Otariodibacter oris genomic DNA:
GGCATTCCAGTAGATGATTCTGTTTGGGAAAAATTGAAATCACTTTAATGATTTATTAATCAATAGCTTGAGAAAGAAATTGTGATCGGTGAGATGAATCAAAAGTTTTGCAATTTCTTTCTTAATACAACCAACAATAATAAGGAAGCGCTATGTTTTTCGATCATATTTCCACAGTCAATTTGGATCGTTATCCAAAAGCAATTCAAACGGCTCTGACTTATTTAAAAGAAACTGATTTTGATTCGTTGGCAACAGGGCGTTATGAAATAAAAGGTGATTTAATTTATGCTCAAGTTTTAGATTTAGAAACCTATGAAAAATCATCTATTTTGCCAGAAGTTCATCGTAATTATCTTGATGTCCAGTATCTTCATTCTGGTACAGAGAAAATTGGGATCGCAATTGATTTAGGCAATAATCCAATCGCTAAAGATTATGATCCTGAGCGAGATATTCTATTTTATTCAGATGTTTCTGATGAATCAGAATTAGTGATGAGACCTGGCAATTTTGCAGTATTTTTTCCTGAAGATATCCATCGCCCCGCATGTATTAATATTGCTTACAGCAAGATTAAAAAAATTGTTGTAAAGATCGCAATGAGTGAATTGGAGTAATGTGTTATGGAAAGAATTATTCATTTTGTCAGTAAGATTTTAGAAATTTTTGTAATTGTTATTCTTGCCACAATGTCTATTCTTGTCTTTCTCAATGTTGTTTTGCGTTATGGCTTTAATAGTAGTATTAATGTGACAGAGGAAGTTTCTCGTTATCTTTTTGTTTGGTTGACTTTCCTTGGCGCCATTTTAGCTTTTAATGAAAATCAACATGTAAATGTGTCAATTTTAACACAACGCTTGTCAGTGGTTAAAAAACATTGGTTAGGAGTGATAACAGATGCAATGATTCTTTTTTGTTGTTATTTGATCATTGACGGTAGCTGGATACAGTTTCAGCTCAATTTACATAATCTTTCTCCTATTTCAGAGATTCCAACAGCAATAACCTATTTAGCAAGCCTTGTATCGAGCACTTTTATTGCCATATTAGTCTTAATCAGAATTGTTGCTGCAATTCGTGTAGGTATTAAAGGAGTAAGCCAATGACAGTTGTTATTTTTATTTCTGTATTACTTGGTGCAATTCTTTTAGGCATTCCTGTTGCTTTTGCACTTTTAGTCTGTGGTGTAGCATTAATGCTCCATCTCGATCTGTTTGATTCTCAAATATTAGCTCAACAATTAGTAAGTGGTGCGGATAGCTTCTCTTTACTTGCAATACCTTTCTTCGTCTTAGCTGGTGAAATAATGAATGAGGGTGGATTATCCAAACGTATCATTGACTTACCGATGAAACTCGTTGGACACAAACGTGGTGGATTGGGTTTTGTGGCGATTTTAGCCGCGATGATTATGGCAAGCCTTTCAGGATCAGCTGTGGCTGATACAGCAGCAGTGGCAGCGATGTTATTACCGATGATGAAAACAACGGGTTATCCACTCGATCGTTCTGCTGGTCTAATTGGTACAGCAGGCATTATTGCTCCAATCATTCCTCCATCCATCCCATTTATTGTATTCGGTGTAGCGAGTGGCGTGTCTATTACTAAATTATTCCTCGCAGGTATTTTCCCTGGGATTTTTATGGGATGTTGTTTAGGCGCTTTATGGTGGTGGCAGGCGAAACGCTTAAATTTAATGACATTTTCTAAAGCGACAAAAGAAGAACTTTGTATTTCATTTAAAAACAGTATTTGGGCATTGTTACTCCCTGTAATTATCATTGGTGGTTTCCGTTCAGGTATTTTTACGCCTACTGAAGCTGGGGCTGTAGCTGCCTTTTACGCTTTGGTTGTTTCACTCTTTGTTTATCGTGAGTTGAAATTTAAAGATTTATATAAAGTATTGCTTGCAGCGGGTAAAACAACATCTGTTGTAATGTTATTAGTAGCCGCGGCAAATGTAACAGGATGGTTGATTACCATTGCTGAACTTCCACAAATGATGACTGAGTTATTGGAGCCATTAATTGATTCTCCAACATTATTACTTATTGTCATTATGGTAGTGGTATTTGTGATTGGCATGGTAATGGATCTAACGCCAACTGTGTTAATTCTTACTCCAGTACTTATGCCTTTAGTCGAAGAAGCAGGAATTGATCCTGTTTATTTCGGGGTGCTATTTATTTTAAACACCTCAATTGGCTTAATTACCCCACCAGTGGGTAATGTATTAAATGTTATCGTAGGAGTATCTAAATTGCCATTTGATAAAGCTGCCCGAGGGATTGCACCTTATATGTTGATGATGGTTGTATTACTGTTTGCTTTCATATTCTTCCCATCATTAATTCTCACACCACTTAAGTGGTTACAACCTTAATTCAAGGAGATTTTTATGAAATTTTTCAACTTAAAAACATTAGCAACCTTAGTGACCAGTTTTACACTATTATCTGCCACTGCGATGGCTACAACTTCACTACGTTTTGGCTATGAAGCTCCACGTAGCGATACGCAACATGAAGCAGCAAAAAAATTCAATGAATTACTCAAAGAAAAAACAGATGGTGAGGTAAAACTCACTTTATTCCCAGATAGCACATTAGGTAATGCACAAACCATGATTGGTGCAGTACGTGGTGGGACTATTGATTTAGAAATGTCAGGCTCTCCAAATTTTTCAGGCTTAGTATCTAATCTAAATGCAATTGATATTCCTTTTATCTTCAAAAACCGTGAGCACGCTTATGCAGTATTAGATGGTGAAATTGGACAAGGTCTATTAAAAGAATTAGAAGATCAAGGTTTAAAAGGATTAGCATTCTGGGAAGTTGGATTCCGTTCATTCACAAACTCCAAGCATCCAGTAAATACACCTGATGATATTAAAGGATTGAAAGTTCGTACTAACCAAAACCCAATGTATATTGAAGCATTTAGTTTACTTGGTGCAAACCCAGTTCCAATGCCACTTTCTGAATTATATACCGCTCTTGAAACAAGAGCTGTTGATGCACAAGAACATCCAATCGGTATTTTCTGGTCTGCAAAATTATATGAAGTACAAAAATATTTAAGCTTAACTAACCACGGTTATACCCCATTAATCGTTGTAATGAATAAAGCAAAATTTGATGGGCTCTCTCCAGAATTTCAACAAGCGATTGTTGAAAGCGCCCAAGAAGCAGGTAAATATCAACGTCAATTAAATTTTGATAATGAAAAAGGTATTATCGAACAATTGAAAAAAGAAGGTGTTGAAGTTATTGAAGATGTGGATAACAAACCATTTAAAGCAATTATTGAAGCAGATGTACGTAAAGCTTTCATTGAAAAAAATGGCGATTCATTAGTTAAAAAAATTGATGCATTAGCTGAATAATAACAAGCGGTAAGATTGTGTAAAAATTTTGCATAATCCTACCGCTCAAGCTTCATTTCCTTAATAAACAGGAAGATATTATGACAACAAAACAGCCTATTTTAAGACTGCAGAATATCGTTAAAAAGTTTGGAAGTAATATTGCTGTTAATGATGTAAGCCTTGATATTCATTCCGGAGAAGTTGTTGCACTATTGGGTGAAAATGGTGCAGGAAAATCAACTCTAATCAAAATCCTTGCGGGTATTTATACTCGAGATAGCGGGGATATTTTTCTTCATGATCAAAAAATCCAATCTGCTGTTTCTATTGAAAAAGGAAACAAAAAGCCTATTGCCTTTATTCACCAAGATCTTGGTTTGATTGAGTGGATGACAATTGCTGAAAATATGGCATTTGTGATGGGATTCCCTCGTCGTTTTGGATTGATTAATTGGAAAAAGATTCGAGAGCAAGCCCAACAAGCTTTAGATTTTGTTG
This region includes:
- a CDS encoding TRAP transporter small permease → MERIIHFVSKILEIFVIVILATMSILVFLNVVLRYGFNSSINVTEEVSRYLFVWLTFLGAILAFNENQHVNVSILTQRLSVVKKHWLGVITDAMILFCCYLIIDGSWIQFQLNLHNLSPISEIPTAITYLASLVSSTFIAILVLIRIVAAIRVGIKGVSQ
- a CDS encoding TRAP transporter substrate-binding protein translates to MKFFNLKTLATLVTSFTLLSATAMATTSLRFGYEAPRSDTQHEAAKKFNELLKEKTDGEVKLTLFPDSTLGNAQTMIGAVRGGTIDLEMSGSPNFSGLVSNLNAIDIPFIFKNREHAYAVLDGEIGQGLLKELEDQGLKGLAFWEVGFRSFTNSKHPVNTPDDIKGLKVRTNQNPMYIEAFSLLGANPVPMPLSELYTALETRAVDAQEHPIGIFWSAKLYEVQKYLSLTNHGYTPLIVVMNKAKFDGLSPEFQQAIVESAQEAGKYQRQLNFDNEKGIIEQLKKEGVEVIEDVDNKPFKAIIEADVRKAFIEKNGDSLVKKIDALAE
- a CDS encoding YhcH/YjgK/YiaL family protein, with product MFFDHISTVNLDRYPKAIQTALTYLKETDFDSLATGRYEIKGDLIYAQVLDLETYEKSSILPEVHRNYLDVQYLHSGTEKIGIAIDLGNNPIAKDYDPERDILFYSDVSDESELVMRPGNFAVFFPEDIHRPACINIAYSKIKKIVVKIAMSELE
- a CDS encoding TRAP transporter large permease subunit produces the protein MTVVIFISVLLGAILLGIPVAFALLVCGVALMLHLDLFDSQILAQQLVSGADSFSLLAIPFFVLAGEIMNEGGLSKRIIDLPMKLVGHKRGGLGFVAILAAMIMASLSGSAVADTAAVAAMLLPMMKTTGYPLDRSAGLIGTAGIIAPIIPPSIPFIVFGVASGVSITKLFLAGIFPGIFMGCCLGALWWWQAKRLNLMTFSKATKEELCISFKNSIWALLLPVIIIGGFRSGIFTPTEAGAVAAFYALVVSLFVYRELKFKDLYKVLLAAGKTTSVVMLLVAAANVTGWLITIAELPQMMTELLEPLIDSPTLLLIVIMVVVFVIGMVMDLTPTVLILTPVLMPLVEEAGIDPVYFGVLFILNTSIGLITPPVGNVLNVIVGVSKLPFDKAARGIAPYMLMMVVLLFAFIFFPSLILTPLKWLQP